In a single window of the Acetivibrio clariflavus DSM 19732 genome:
- a CDS encoding L-ribulose-5-phosphate 4-epimerase yields MLESLKQSVLEANLDLPKYNLVTFTWGNVSAIDRNQGLIVIKPSGVPYEKLSLESMVVVDLEGKVVEGRYSPSSDTPTHIELYKAFPEIGGIVHTHSSHATAWAQACRDIPIYGTTHADYFLGEVPCTRSLTEEEIESGYEKNTGLVIVETFKTKNKNPVYTPGVICANHGPFAWGKDAHEAVHNSVVLEEVAKMAYMTECINKNAKEAPVYLQNKHFYRKHGANAYYGQKELL; encoded by the coding sequence ATGCTGGAGAGTTTAAAACAGAGTGTTTTAGAAGCTAATTTGGATTTGCCCAAATACAATCTGGTTACTTTTACATGGGGAAATGTAAGTGCTATTGACAGAAATCAGGGACTTATAGTTATTAAACCTAGCGGAGTACCCTATGAAAAACTATCCCTGGAAAGTATGGTTGTTGTCGATTTAGAGGGAAAGGTGGTTGAAGGTAGATATTCACCTTCTTCAGATACACCGACCCATATTGAACTTTATAAAGCATTTCCTGAAATTGGAGGAATTGTCCATACCCATTCTTCACATGCAACTGCTTGGGCTCAAGCATGCAGAGATATTCCAATTTACGGTACGACCCATGCTGATTACTTTTTAGGTGAAGTTCCTTGCACCAGAAGTCTTACAGAGGAGGAAATTGAATCGGGGTATGAGAAAAACACTGGGCTTGTTATAGTGGAAACCTTTAAAACAAAGAACAAGAACCCTGTATATACCCCCGGAGTTATATGCGCTAACCATGGACCTTTTGCATGGGGTAAGGATGCCCATGAAGCCGTTCATAATTCAGTTGTATTGGAAGAAGTTGCAAAAATGGCTTATATGACAGAGTGTATTAATAAAAATGCAAAAGAGGCGCCTGTTTACCTTCAAAATAAGCATTTTTACCGAAAACACGGAGCTAATGCCTATTATGGGCAAAAAGAATTGCTTTAG
- a CDS encoding family 43 glycosylhydrolase: MIKRHYKAWAIILTIGLLTVLMPQKSFADYPIFSQRYTADPTAIEYNGRLYIYCSHDVDVTPGQNTYNIPDITCISTDDLKNWTDHGEVFNASKDSSWANKTWAPSVVYRNNKFYLYYGNGGNGIGVAVSDSPTGPFKDPLRGPLVSTNTPGVLPANNMWLFDPGVFIDDDGQAYMYFGGNGASNIRVIKLGNDMISTVGSAMTMTAPRFFEAAYMHKYNGNYYFSYASDYSQGASKIEYMMSNNPISGFTYKGVILPQPPDNFNNNNHHSIVQFKDNWYCVYHNRTVSKSRGVDTNYQRNVCIDQLFYNADGTIKQVVPTVDGLPQLKYVNPYIENLAVTMHKENGIETEECSEGGRNVGFIENGDWIQVKGVDFGSSGAKGFEARVASDTNGGKIEIRLDSVTGKLIGTLNVPSTGGWQKWVTEKCDVSGVTGVHDVFFRFTGGSGYLLNFSKWKFIPVSEATPTPTPAPIVTPTPTTVKTKLGDINGDGDINSLDFAEFKMYLLGMTDKISNADLNGDNDVNSIDYALLKQYLLGMISVFPAEA, encoded by the coding sequence ATGATTAAAAGACATTATAAGGCTTGGGCTATTATCCTTACTATCGGTTTATTGACGGTGCTTATGCCGCAAAAGAGTTTTGCAGATTATCCTATATTCTCCCAACGTTATACTGCAGACCCAACTGCAATAGAGTATAATGGAAGACTTTATATTTATTGCTCTCATGACGTAGACGTAACACCAGGCCAGAATACTTACAACATACCGGATATTACTTGTATATCAACTGACGATTTGAAAAACTGGACAGACCACGGAGAAGTTTTCAATGCTTCTAAGGATTCCAGCTGGGCTAATAAGACTTGGGCACCTTCAGTTGTTTACCGCAACAATAAATTCTATTTGTACTACGGTAATGGAGGAAATGGTATCGGTGTAGCAGTAAGTGACAGTCCGACCGGACCATTTAAAGATCCGCTTAGAGGTCCTTTGGTAAGTACAAATACTCCCGGAGTTTTGCCAGCAAACAATATGTGGTTGTTTGACCCTGGAGTATTTATTGACGATGATGGACAAGCATATATGTATTTTGGAGGAAATGGAGCATCAAACATAAGAGTTATTAAATTGGGAAATGATATGATAAGTACTGTGGGATCGGCCATGACTATGACTGCACCGCGCTTTTTTGAAGCTGCCTATATGCATAAATATAACGGAAATTATTATTTTTCATATGCCAGCGACTACAGCCAGGGTGCATCTAAGATTGAATATATGATGAGCAATAATCCTATTTCAGGCTTTACATATAAAGGGGTTATATTGCCGCAGCCACCCGATAATTTCAATAATAATAACCACCATTCTATCGTACAGTTTAAAGATAACTGGTACTGTGTATATCACAACAGAACTGTAAGTAAATCAAGAGGTGTGGATACCAATTACCAAAGGAATGTTTGTATTGACCAGTTGTTCTATAACGCAGACGGCACCATTAAGCAAGTAGTTCCTACAGTGGACGGATTGCCTCAACTGAAATATGTAAATCCTTACATAGAAAATTTGGCTGTAACCATGCACAAAGAGAATGGTATAGAGACTGAAGAATGCAGTGAAGGCGGACGTAATGTAGGTTTTATAGAGAATGGAGACTGGATTCAGGTTAAAGGAGTAGATTTTGGCAGCAGCGGAGCTAAAGGTTTTGAAGCTAGAGTTGCCAGCGATACAAATGGCGGTAAAATTGAAATTAGATTGGACAGCGTAACAGGAAAGTTGATTGGAACTTTAAATGTACCGTCAACTGGTGGTTGGCAGAAATGGGTAACTGAGAAGTGCGATGTTTCTGGTGTAACTGGTGTTCATGATGTATTCTTCAGGTTTACCGGAGGAAGCGGCTATCTGCTTAATTTCAGCAAATGGAAGTTTATTCCGGTTTCTGAAGCAACACCAACTCCAACACCGGCTCCTATAGTAACACCAACTCCTACAACTGTTAAAACTAAACTGGGAGATATAAATGGTGATGGAGATATTAATTCTTTGGATTTTGCAGAATTTAAAATGTATTTGCTTGGTATGACCGATAAAATATCCAATGCCGATCTTAATGGAGACAATGATGTAAATTCGATAGATTATGCTCTTTTAAAACAATATTTGTTGGGAATGATATCTGTTTTCCCGGCTGAAGCTTAA
- a CDS encoding dockerin type I domain-containing protein: MYNFKLKVKKILFSAFLIGAIVGNMFTAVPAQSAPIKIMPVGDSCTEGMGDPYMGGYRTELYNLYKNAGLNFDFVGSNQQGPSSLPDRDNEGHSGWTIPQIASNIDNWLNTYNPDVVLLWIGGNDILQTGRMNTTGLSNLIDQIFRNKPNIKLFVANYYPWPDVVKPYNEAIPGIVQQKASEGKSVYFVKLSDVQFSPSVDLSSDGLHLNPGGYSKIAKIWFESTISVLREMSNGPVPTPTPSFNVKKGDVNGDGDVNSIDFAYLKRYLLGMDSSFPSPYGSIAADLNNDGRIDSIDYAHLKLILLGMYYEN; the protein is encoded by the coding sequence ATGTACAATTTTAAATTAAAAGTAAAAAAAATACTGTTTTCGGCATTTTTGATCGGCGCCATAGTTGGAAACATGTTTACAGCAGTGCCGGCTCAATCGGCACCAATAAAAATAATGCCTGTAGGTGATTCTTGTACCGAAGGTATGGGAGACCCATATATGGGAGGCTATCGTACAGAATTATACAATCTGTATAAAAATGCAGGCCTCAATTTTGATTTTGTCGGGTCAAACCAGCAGGGTCCAAGTTCTTTGCCCGATAGGGATAATGAAGGACATTCCGGTTGGACCATTCCTCAAATTGCGAGCAATATCGACAACTGGTTAAATACGTACAATCCCGATGTAGTTCTTTTGTGGATTGGCGGAAATGATATATTGCAGACAGGTAGGATGAACACTACCGGTCTTAGCAATTTGATAGACCAAATTTTCAGAAATAAACCCAATATAAAATTATTTGTAGCCAACTATTACCCATGGCCTGATGTTGTAAAGCCATATAATGAGGCTATTCCGGGAATAGTACAGCAGAAAGCCAGTGAAGGTAAAAGCGTATATTTTGTTAAGCTTAGTGATGTGCAATTTTCACCATCCGTTGATTTGTCTTCCGACGGTTTACATTTAAACCCTGGTGGCTATAGTAAAATTGCTAAAATATGGTTTGAAAGTACCATTTCTGTTCTAAGGGAAATGTCAAATGGTCCTGTTCCCACACCAACCCCATCCTTCAATGTAAAAAAGGGGGATGTAAATGGTGATGGAGATGTGAATTCCATAGATTTTGCGTACTTAAAGAGATATCTGCTTGGTATGGATTCATCGTTCCCATCTCCTTACGGTAGTATTGCAGCTGATCTCAATAACGACGGTAGGATTGATTCTATCGATTATGCACATTTGAAACTTATATTGCTTGGAATGTACTATGAAAATTAG
- a CDS encoding LacI family DNA-binding transcriptional regulator, whose translation MKITIADIARMANVSKATVSRVINNKPEGVSKETRENILRIIKESGFQPSMVARGLVTKKTKSIGLIITDIANSFYPLLVRGVEDYANKYGYSLFLCNSDNNPEKEKGYINAFIEKSVDGVILSSSMNETSFHYNILKSKNIPLVVLDRCVEGDQYDASVFFDNTKGAYIAANYLVNRGHKKIVFISGPKSLIISRHRLDGYCMALEEKNIEIDEDIIVEGDFQFDSGYNRIIELLDKGKEFTAIFACNDLMAIGAIMALKSRNIEVPKQVEIIGFDNVDISRYIEPQLSTVGQPAYEMGVEGAKQLIKLIEGKKISNKDIILKPNLVLRETTI comes from the coding sequence ATGAAAATTACAATAGCTGATATTGCAAGAATGGCCAATGTATCTAAAGCTACTGTTTCAAGGGTTATAAATAATAAACCTGAAGGAGTAAGCAAAGAAACCAGAGAAAATATTCTAAGAATAATTAAAGAATCCGGTTTTCAACCAAGTATGGTAGCTCGGGGGCTGGTAACGAAAAAAACGAAATCAATAGGATTAATAATTACTGATATTGCTAACTCATTTTATCCGCTCCTTGTGAGAGGTGTGGAAGATTATGCAAACAAATATGGCTACAGTCTTTTCCTTTGCAATTCAGACAATAATCCTGAGAAGGAAAAGGGGTACATTAATGCTTTTATAGAAAAAAGTGTTGATGGTGTTATTTTGTCTTCGAGCATGAATGAGACAAGTTTTCATTATAATATTTTAAAAAGCAAAAACATACCTCTTGTTGTTTTGGATAGATGTGTTGAGGGAGATCAATACGATGCCAGTGTGTTTTTTGACAATACTAAAGGGGCATATATTGCAGCTAATTACTTAGTTAATAGAGGGCATAAAAAAATAGTTTTTATATCGGGACCAAAATCACTTATTATATCAAGACACAGATTGGATGGCTATTGCATGGCTTTAGAAGAGAAGAATATAGAAATTGACGAAGATATCATTGTTGAAGGAGATTTTCAGTTTGATAGCGGTTATAATAGGATAATAGAGCTATTGGATAAGGGAAAAGAGTTTACTGCAATTTTTGCCTGTAATGACCTTATGGCTATCGGTGCAATTATGGCTTTAAAGAGCAGAAATATTGAAGTACCCAAGCAGGTTGAGATTATTGGTTTTGATAATGTTGACATTTCAAGGTATATTGAACCTCAGCTTTCGACAGTAGGACAGCCAGCTTATGAAATGGGAGTTGAGGGAGCAAAACAGTTGATAAAACTTATTGAAGGTAAAAAAATAAGTAATAAAGATATTATCTTAAAGCCCAATTTAGTTTTAAGAGAAACTACAATATAG
- a CDS encoding sugar-binding protein translates to MKKSRIFRQVIAMLVVGFMVVSSLGGSGIQAASAAKASEDPVFKETSFRTILVGGTYDFDIVNKPPKSTCLWESSNKKVATVNNEGVVKAREAGSTTITCKIISGKSVKTLEAKVVVQKPSKKPADKVTINNKIQSMVVGETYDLNYTFTPKDASDSVNWTSSDTTVAKVDEKGVVTALKSGKVTIKATTVNKSRTDKVEIKISTEVEVSSQKELENALKSSKSSTILINSKKDVKLTIPKGDYSEKELVVDAPKASIHNYGVFKKVTIRALKDHNWHEFAKGNKITVYDSAKITVEKNADCEIIVDKSKDKLPKPKIKLDLTLNGNAKIDVLSPCDINLNGTTKDLPNLNVNSPDVKVNTKIALHMNASHKAVLKLETEAASKSKISVKDMKSIPKVEGRFKVYVEVDGKIYIVGKDSIATPTVKPTAVPTPTATSTISPVDTEVDDKGFTAEGRIVAYYGTPKIDGEIDDVWNKAIEIQPPNINNPAVQATATFKVLWDDYALYFLAQVKDPNMSVAAWNAWEQDSVEVFLDENNDKTTSYGPDDLHFRVNYNNVQSIDNGDGDRFYTATKIGDNEYLVEGRIELLNTAKNNTIYGIELQVNDCIGTSRAGTITVFDKTDGAWNNTSLFGEIVLTGKRDGDVPGLNPYKLIKLIDSAEKMDIEALAFKAQLKKAKDVIAKNSSTQKDIDKAYEDLNSVITFANAVSKAAKMDLSLYQTEGANAVRKAVEEAEKLLAKEVIPPDKIEKAINALDKAFAELKIKGLDANGNMIAKYGSPVIDGEIDEVWDKADFVPATPSGTGSTDTTAKFKVLWDDRAIYVLADVTDNALDVSSGTVYNRDCVEIFLDEGNNAVENIFDLDDRHYRISCENSLSSDRGSLDLLYTATSKKKDAEGNVTGYIVEARLALQNPAKSNNIYGFELQVNDAKGGNRTGTLNVFDKTSTTYLSPTKFGKLVLSEKSADDVMGFNKYDLLKMVSIANDIELVRYTDETAAKVKELVAQADATIATGDQEKVDALCASIYQAIKELVHKDIKDLDPEIAKIKEFRRIPAEYLTGADYDDSAKGTVVREYYDTYEYSDDGTRGEAVKKDLLVYLPAGYNPEDKDTKYNVLYLIHGTSENQNTVFGDPSVTTVMKKVLDMMIANGELDPMIVVTPGYRGMESGRLQYEMINEILPFIETKYNTYSASGSQEDLKAARNHRAVGGFSQGAGCTFTLMRNRFDYFKYYIPLCGGPGNADFTNVVKGYSLTDYYVFAATGTDDIAYGGMVNAIPALANQKDSEGNPIFIYNADLSKGNLYFLLLEGGTHTWQCVNQYLYNILPDLFFAEKEIESPDIVTDDNGFTADGRIVAKYGTPKIDGVIDEVWNKAIEIQPPHINGAAVEARATFKLLWDDNALYFLAQVKDPNMSVAPFNAWEQDSVEIFLDENNNKSVSYGYDDVHYRVNYNNVRSYDVGDASRFYTATKVGENEYIVEGRIELLKAAKNDTVYGIELQVNDCIGSGRAGTITIFDTTDSAWNNTSLFGEVILTGKREGDVPGINPYKLMSLVESAQKVDVSAFSKGVAAFTARLENAKEAIDNATTQAQIDTAYNELNDIIKFMSVVKRYANLDLSSLPNGKEVNKAAAKAEDIIAKADATSDEIEQAIEALDAAIAALGSYSLKEVYGDKFYIGAAVHLNGLNDERYTKNLLTHYNSITAENDMKPEALLDKAASQAAGEVVCNFEKMDQYCDFAVANGLKLRGHTLVWHSQTPAWFFKEGFDDNGAYVDPATMDKRLEQFINQVFGHIKEKYPDLFYAYDVCNEVVSSYTMPYNNWKTVYGDYSYVTKAFEYARKASEGTGIKLYYNDYNEYDEGKAEQIIELLAEAKAAGNIDGIGMQSHVNIEYPPMDQYRETIEKFVAAGYDVQITELDIATAIDGNGPPPDSAMAAKQAQIYKELFQIYIDYKDYISSVTLWGINDQHSWRGSQDPLIFDREYKEKDSFWNIISVGLEGNEQ, encoded by the coding sequence ATGAAGAAAAGTAGGATCTTTAGGCAAGTCATTGCAATGTTGGTTGTCGGTTTCATGGTAGTTTCAAGTCTGGGGGGGTCAGGAATTCAGGCGGCTAGTGCAGCAAAAGCAAGCGAAGACCCTGTCTTTAAAGAAACAAGTTTCAGAACGATTTTGGTTGGGGGAACTTATGATTTCGATATCGTAAATAAACCGCCAAAATCAACGTGTCTATGGGAAAGCAGCAACAAGAAAGTTGCAACAGTCAATAATGAAGGTGTTGTAAAAGCGCGTGAAGCAGGAAGTACAACAATTACCTGCAAAATTATTTCCGGAAAAAGCGTTAAAACTCTCGAAGCAAAAGTAGTTGTACAAAAACCTTCCAAAAAGCCTGCTGATAAGGTTACAATAAATAATAAGATTCAATCCATGGTAGTTGGTGAAACCTATGATTTAAATTATACTTTTACACCCAAAGATGCTTCTGATTCTGTAAACTGGACATCAAGCGATACTACAGTTGCCAAGGTTGATGAAAAAGGTGTTGTAACTGCATTAAAAAGCGGTAAGGTAACAATTAAAGCTACCACAGTTAATAAATCTCGTACCGATAAAGTGGAAATTAAGATATCAACGGAAGTTGAGGTCTCTTCTCAAAAAGAACTCGAAAATGCTTTAAAATCAAGTAAATCAAGTACAATTCTTATCAATTCCAAGAAAGATGTAAAATTAACAATTCCAAAGGGTGACTACTCAGAAAAAGAATTGGTTGTCGATGCACCTAAAGCATCAATACATAATTACGGAGTCTTTAAAAAAGTTACAATTCGTGCTTTAAAAGATCATAACTGGCATGAATTTGCTAAAGGAAATAAAATAACCGTCTATGATTCAGCTAAAATCACAGTTGAAAAAAATGCAGATTGTGAGATTATTGTTGATAAAAGCAAAGATAAATTACCTAAACCTAAGATTAAATTGGATCTAACCTTAAATGGAAATGCAAAAATTGACGTATTAAGTCCGTGTGACATAAATCTCAATGGAACTACGAAAGACCTTCCTAATTTAAATGTAAATTCTCCTGACGTTAAAGTTAATACAAAAATTGCACTTCATATGAATGCTTCTCATAAAGCAGTACTTAAATTAGAAACAGAGGCTGCTTCAAAATCAAAGATCTCTGTAAAAGATATGAAATCAATTCCAAAAGTTGAGGGACGTTTTAAGGTTTATGTAGAAGTGGATGGCAAAATTTATATCGTTGGCAAAGATTCAATTGCAACCCCAACAGTTAAACCTACTGCAGTTCCAACCCCAACAGCAACAAGTACTATTTCTCCTGTAGATACCGAAGTGGATGATAAGGGCTTTACAGCCGAGGGAAGAATTGTTGCTTACTATGGTACACCGAAGATAGATGGAGAAATTGATGATGTATGGAATAAAGCAATAGAGATTCAGCCTCCAAATATAAACAATCCGGCAGTACAAGCAACTGCAACCTTTAAGGTGTTATGGGATGACTATGCACTTTACTTCCTTGCACAGGTAAAAGATCCCAACATGTCGGTTGCAGCCTGGAATGCTTGGGAACAAGATTCTGTCGAAGTTTTCCTGGATGAGAATAATGATAAGACTACATCTTACGGTCCTGATGACTTGCATTTCAGAGTAAATTACAATAATGTTCAGTCAATTGACAACGGTGACGGCGATCGATTCTATACAGCTACAAAGATAGGTGATAATGAATATCTTGTGGAAGGAAGAATTGAGTTACTGAATACTGCAAAGAATAATACCATTTACGGTATTGAATTGCAGGTAAATGATTGTATTGGAACAAGCAGAGCAGGAACGATCACTGTATTTGATAAGACTGATGGTGCATGGAATAATACGTCCTTATTTGGCGAAATTGTGCTTACCGGTAAAAGGGACGGAGATGTTCCAGGACTAAACCCTTACAAATTAATCAAGTTAATTGATTCTGCCGAGAAGATGGATATTGAAGCTTTAGCATTTAAGGCACAGTTAAAGAAAGCAAAAGATGTAATCGCAAAGAATTCATCAACTCAGAAGGATATAGATAAAGCTTATGAAGATTTGAATAGTGTAATTACATTTGCAAATGCAGTTTCAAAAGCGGCAAAGATGGATTTATCCTTATACCAGACTGAGGGTGCAAATGCTGTTAGAAAAGCAGTGGAAGAGGCAGAAAAACTTCTGGCAAAGGAAGTCATACCACCCGATAAGATAGAAAAAGCAATTAATGCACTGGACAAAGCATTTGCAGAGTTAAAGATTAAAGGTTTGGACGCTAACGGCAACATGATTGCCAAGTACGGTTCACCGGTGATCGATGGTGAAATCGATGAAGTATGGGATAAAGCTGATTTTGTTCCGGCGACTCCATCGGGTACCGGATCAACAGATACAACAGCTAAATTTAAAGTATTATGGGATGATAGGGCAATCTATGTTTTGGCCGATGTTACTGATAATGCCTTAGATGTATCATCAGGAACAGTTTATAACAGAGACTGTGTTGAAATATTCTTGGATGAAGGCAATAATGCCGTAGAGAATATCTTTGACCTTGATGACAGACATTATAGAATTAGCTGTGAAAACAGTCTTTCTTCCGACCGTGGAAGCTTAGACCTATTATATACTGCAACATCTAAAAAGAAAGATGCTGAAGGTAATGTAACCGGATATATTGTTGAAGCAAGGCTTGCCCTGCAAAATCCGGCAAAGAGCAACAATATCTATGGTTTTGAGTTGCAGGTAAATGATGCTAAGGGTGGAAACAGAACCGGTACTTTGAATGTATTCGATAAAACAAGTACTACATATTTAAGCCCAACAAAATTCGGTAAACTTGTTCTCAGTGAAAAAAGTGCTGACGATGTAATGGGCTTCAACAAATATGATTTATTAAAGATGGTTAGTATTGCAAACGACATTGAATTGGTTCGTTATACTGACGAAACTGCAGCTAAAGTGAAAGAATTGGTAGCTCAAGCCGATGCAACAATCGCTACAGGTGATCAAGAGAAAGTTGATGCACTCTGTGCTTCTATCTATCAGGCAATAAAAGAACTTGTTCATAAAGATATTAAGGACTTGGATCCGGAAATAGCAAAAATAAAAGAGTTTAGAAGAATTCCTGCAGAGTATCTCACCGGAGCGGATTATGACGATAGTGCAAAGGGAACAGTTGTAAGAGAATACTATGATACATATGAGTATAGCGATGACGGAACACGCGGTGAAGCAGTTAAAAAAGATTTGCTAGTATATCTTCCTGCAGGCTATAATCCGGAGGATAAAGACACAAAATATAATGTGTTATATTTGATTCACGGTACATCAGAGAACCAAAACACAGTATTTGGCGATCCTAGCGTAACCACTGTTATGAAGAAAGTACTTGACATGATGATTGCCAATGGCGAACTTGATCCGATGATTGTTGTTACTCCCGGTTATAGAGGTATGGAATCGGGAAGATTGCAGTATGAAATGATCAACGAGATTCTACCGTTTATCGAAACAAAATATAATACATATTCAGCATCAGGTTCTCAGGAAGATCTGAAAGCTGCAAGAAATCATCGTGCGGTTGGCGGATTCTCTCAAGGAGCAGGATGTACATTTACTCTCATGAGGAACCGTTTTGATTACTTCAAGTATTATATACCGCTATGCGGTGGCCCGGGAAATGCTGATTTTACAAATGTCGTAAAGGGTTATTCCTTAACTGATTACTATGTATTTGCAGCTACCGGTACTGATGATATTGCGTATGGCGGAATGGTAAATGCAATTCCAGCTTTGGCTAATCAAAAAGATAGCGAAGGCAACCCAATCTTTATTTACAATGCGGATTTATCAAAAGGTAACTTATACTTCTTATTGCTCGAAGGCGGAACACATACATGGCAATGCGTAAATCAGTATCTATATAACATCTTGCCGGATTTATTCTTTGCTGAGAAAGAAATTGAAAGTCCGGATATAGTAACTGATGATAATGGATTTACAGCAGACGGAAGAATCGTTGCAAAATATGGTACACCAAAGATAGATGGTGTAATTGATGAGGTTTGGAATAAGGCAATTGAGATTCAGCCTCCACATATAAACGGTGCAGCAGTAGAAGCAAGGGCAACATTTAAGTTATTATGGGATGACAATGCACTTTATTTCCTTGCACAGGTAAAGGATCCCAATATGTCGGTTGCACCTTTCAATGCCTGGGAACAGGACTCTGTTGAAATCTTCCTGGATGAGAACAATAATAAGTCTGTATCCTATGGCTATGATGACGTACATTACAGAGTAAATTACAATAATGTCAGGTCCTATGATGTAGGTGATGCCAGCCGTTTCTACACAGCTACCAAGGTTGGGGAAAATGAGTACATTGTGGAAGGAAGAATTGAGTTACTGAAGGCTGCAAAGAACGATACCGTTTATGGCATTGAATTGCAGGTAAATGATTGTATTGGTTCGGGTAGAGCCGGAACAATCACCATATTTGATACCACTGATAGTGCATGGAATAACACCTCCTTGTTCGGTGAAGTTATACTTACCGGTAAAAGGGAGGGAGATGTTCCCGGAATAAATCCGTATAAGTTAATGTCGTTAGTTGAATCTGCCCAGAAGGTTGACGTATCTGCATTTTCAAAAGGCGTTGCAGCTTTCACCGCGAGATTGGAAAATGCGAAAGAGGCAATTGATAATGCAACAACTCAGGCTCAAATAGATACAGCATATAACGAATTGAACGATATAATAAAGTTCATGAGTGTTGTTAAGAGATATGCCAATTTGGATTTAAGCTCCTTGCCAAATGGAAAAGAAGTGAATAAAGCAGCAGCTAAAGCAGAAGATATTATTGCTAAAGCTGACGCAACTTCCGATGAAATAGAACAAGCGATTGAGGCATTAGATGCAGCAATAGCGGCATTGGGAAGTTATAGCTTAAAAGAGGTATACGGTGATAAATTCTATATAGGTGCAGCCGTTCATTTGAACGGATTAAATGACGAAAGGTATACAAAGAATTTATTGACACACTACAACAGTATCACTGCTGAAAATGATATGAAGCCGGAAGCGTTATTGGATAAGGCTGCATCACAAGCAGCAGGCGAGGTTGTATGTAATTTTGAAAAAATGGATCAGTATTGTGATTTTGCAGTAGCTAACGGTTTGAAGCTTAGAGGACACACCTTAGTATGGCATAGCCAGACTCCAGCTTGGTTCTTCAAAGAAGGATTTGACGATAACGGTGCTTATGTAGATCCGGCTACAATGGATAAACGTCTTGAACAATTTATAAATCAGGTATTTGGACATATCAAAGAAAAATATCCGGATCTGTTCTATGCTTACGATGTATGTAACGAAGTTGTTTCATCTTATACAATGCCGTATAACAACTGGAAGACTGTTTATGGGGATTACTCCTATGTTACAAAGGCCTTTGAATATGCAAGAAAAGCTTCAGAAGGCACCGGCATTAAGTTATACTACAATGATTACAATGAGTATGATGAAGGAAAAGCAGAACAGATCATTGAATTATTGGCAGAGGCAAAAGCAGCCGGTAATATTGACGGTATTGGTATGCAAAGCCATGTAAATATTGAGTACCCTCCAATGGACCAATACAGAGAAACAATTGAAAAATTCGTTGCAGCAGGTTACGATGTTCAGATTACAGAACTTGATATTGCGACAGCTATTGATGGCAATGGCCCGCCACCGGATTCAGCTATGGCAGCAAAACAGGCACAGATCTATAAAGAATTGTTCCAGATCTATATCGATTACAAAGATTATATCTCCTCGGTAACACTATGGGGTATCAACGATCAGCATTCATGGCGTGGATCTCAAGACCCGTTGATCTTTGACAGAGAATATAAAGAAAAAGATTCTTTCTGGAATATTATTTCTGTCGGTTTAGAGGGAAACGAGCAATAA